In Virgibacillus siamensis, the genomic stretch CGATACTAGTCTTTTAAAATGCTTCCAATACGTTCACGTCGAATATTGGGATACACCGTCCCTTTATGTAACGGAGTTCCAACAAAGTTGTCACATCATTTTAGTTCCGCCTTAATTTTGCACCAACGAATTAGAAAAGCCACACAAACTTGTGTGGCTTTCTTTCGTTCATTATTGTTTCTTTGCGGCTTGGGTCATCTGGTGCCAGATGGAACCTTTTGCTTCTTTGCCCCCCTCGATACGGGCTAGTGCCATTTTCACCTGCATGCGTACTTCGAATTCCGGATCTTCCAGTGCTTTATGAAGTGCCGGAATCGCTGTTTCATCGCCGACTTCATACAAATACATCGCCGCCCGCCAGCGGACAAGCCGGTTTTTATCTGTAAGTGCTTCGATCATTTCCGGTATTGCTTCGGTAAAGCCGAGGTCTGACAAGCAGTCTCCGGCAGTACGTCTGACATTCACCGCTTTATCCTTTAATGCTTTATACAAAAAAGGAAGCACTTCTTTCTCTTCAATCATTCCCAAATAAGCAGTTGCCAGCCTGCGAACAGACCCCTTAGGATCATCGAGTGCTTTGTCCAGGACAGGGAAATCTTCCATGCTTGGATCCATTCTGTCCAATGCTGCATATCGGTCTTTCCAGTCGGGGGCATCGAGCATTTCTAATGTAACTTTCTTCCATGGGGAGTGTGCTTGTTCTTCCGGTGCAGCATTGCTCTTGGCAAGTTCCACCAGTTCGGCAACCCGATTCGAATCATAACTTG encodes the following:
- a CDS encoding conserved virulence factor C family protein, translated to MKITSIEPTPSPYSMKINVDEPLADGKTENYKVDTDLTNAPDYVQELFNINGVKGLYRVIDFIALERHARVPWEEILPEVREVLGSTEENPDEAVDKSKSVDEHFGEINVFIQKFRNIPMQVKLEDGDKEHRFGLPDRFMDAVMEASVVSDNMLMERKWVEQGPRYGDLEEIGQDVVNEIDASYDSNRVAELVELAKSNAAPEEQAHSPWKKVTLEMLDAPDWKDRYAALDRMDPSMEDFPVLDKALDDPKGSVRRLATAYLGMIEEKEVLPFLYKALKDKAVNVRRTAGDCLSDLGFTEAIPEMIEALTDKNRLVRWRAAMYLYEVGDETAIPALHKALEDPEFEVRMQVKMALARIEGGKEAKGSIWHQMTQAAKKQ